DNA from Chionomys nivalis chromosome 11, mChiNiv1.1, whole genome shotgun sequence:
tctgtggttttggagcctgtcctggaactagctcttgtagaccaggctggtctcgaactcacagagatccgcctgcctctgcctcccaagtgctgggattaaaggcatgtgccaccacgcccggcccaaaatttttttttttggatttttgagacagggtttcaaaaaacagacagccctggctgttctggaactcactttgtagatcaggctggccttgaactcacatagatctgcctgcctctgtctcgcaagtgctgagattaaagttacACACCGCCATtgcccagtttttcttttttcttttttggtttttctttttttttttttttttttttttggtttttcaagatagggtttctctgtagctttggagcctgtcctggaactagctctgtagaccaggctggcctcgaactcacagagatccgcctgcctctgcctcccgagtgctgggattaaaggcgtgcgccaccaccgcccggctgctgccTTATTTTTATATGTTGCCTTTACCCACGCATTCATTTATTCCCATCACCCCCATCCTGCACACAAAGCCACCACCATTTTGTAAGGGGTTCCCTCCAAACGTGACGAAAACCAGTATTTTAAGTACATATCTAAGAGTAATATCTAAGAGTATGCTCAGTTCGTATGGTGAGAGTCAGCATGAGGACTCCTCCCGGTTCAGCTCCCAGTGAACCAAAGAGGGCTACTTTCTCTTTAAATGCAAATCACCTCCAGCCAGCTTAGCTCACACCAGCTCTAGTTCCCGGCTGTGAAGAGGGAGATTACAAAGAAGCACCGTTCCCCTACTCCAGACCCCAAGCCTTCAGGTCAGTGGCTCCCCAAGGGATGTGGGAAGGGAGTGATACAGAAGGGGGTGGGGTAACGCACCTGATGCTCTTTTTTGAAGCCAAGGTTCAGAATTGCGTGATTCCTTGGACACAGCCTCCCAGGCTGAGCACAGTCACTTACTGGCTCACACTGTTGCATGGGGAGACAGAAGTTGTCTCCCTTCTGCCCCGCCCCAACCCCACTGATGCTGCCCAGCTATTCTATGCTGCCCAGCTATTCTACGCTGCTGACGTAAATGCGTATGTTCCTACTCCATCATTGCCATCTCAGGAGTGAAGCGACAGCTTTTTGACAGCATCTTGGACCCTGACCCCATGGAGAGGCCCCAGCAGACCAGGTGCCTAGGCGATAGGGCTGCATGAGAGCAAGGCTAAGCTGTTGGAGACGTCCGTGGAGAGCCAGCCCCAGAGACTCTCACTGGAAGAGGCTAGAAGCTGTCCCAGGGACCTTCTAGGCACCCCTGGTCTTTGCAGTTGAAGTGGAAGAGAAATGCCGGTATCTAAGGGAGGTGAGGCTGTGAGTCAGTCATTCCTAGTCACTGTGGTGGACAGGTTGACACTAGAGCCTTCCCGGTGCCCCACCTTACGTTGGTCATATCTCCTACAGAGCGGGGCCTCCTTAAGACACCCGATCCTCAGTTGGCTCTCCTAGTCacggccacctctccagccccaggctgtaGGCTGCAGCGACAGGAAAACAGCAAGATGGGTCCACTCCAGCCCTCTCAGGCAGGTCCATGGGgttcttgggaaggaaagggcgtTGAGTAGCCTTGGAAGGTCCTTCAGATGCATAGCCACAGTCCAGCAACAGGCTGGCATCGGGCCCTGTACAGACAAAAGGACAGAGCTCCTGACTGCTGGACAGGAACAAGTTCTTGTCAGTTCTGAAGAGCTGCTGAGTGAAGGGGCGGTTTGGCCCTCTCCTTATCTTCCTTCCCAGGCCTGAGGTCCAATCAAGCACCCAATGGAtgacaaaaagaagaagaggagtcCTAAGCCCTGCCTGGCCCAACCAGCACAGGCCTCAGGCACACTGCGGAGAGTTCCTGTGCCCACCAGCCACAGTGGCTCCTTAGCCCTGGGACTCCCTCATCTGCCATCACCCAAGCAGCGAACCAAGTTCAAGAGGTGAGTACAAGAAGGGTGTTCAGCAAGAATGCAGGACCCTTAGCTATGGGCTGAGCACTATGGGAGGGAGGACCCCAGACATTAGTTGCCACGCGGTAATTGATGTCTTCGTGTGTACTGGCTCCACGTTCACGGGGAGGGGGtcgggggagcggggggggggatTGAGACCCAGTGCTTGCCCTAGGATGCacagagagaaagcagggagACACTGGGACCAGAGTGGGGCTGTATCTCTGCAGAGGAAGTTGCTGGACTCCAGAGCTGAAAAGCTTGCCAGGCATGAAAACAAAGACATTGCTGGAAGGCTCCAGGAGTGCTGAATAAACGCCTCCCCTCCGCAAAGATTTTCCCCCCTatcggcctcaaactcacagagatccacctgcctctgcttcccaagtgctgggactaaaggtgtgcaccaccactgcctggccatttgtccccttttatttcatcttagcaatgctggggaattgaactcaagatatTGGGtatgacttgggaggcagaggcaggcggatctctgtgagttcgagaccagcctggtctacaagagctagttccaggacaggctccaaagccacagagaaaccctgtctcgaaaaactaaaaaaaaaaaaaaaaaaaaaaaactaaaaaaaaaaaaaaagatattgggCATGCaaagcaagcgctctaccacgGAGCGACCTCCCTAGCCTATTTAAGTTCTCTGCTCAAttctttttatgttattattctttttgagacaaggtttctttttgtagccctggctgtcatggaacttgctttgtagtccagtctggcctcaaactcagagagatctgctggcttctgcctcccaagtgcgagaattaaaagcatgtgccaagccgggcagtggtggcgcacacctttaatcccagcacttgggaggcagaggcaggtgaatctctgtgagttcgagaccagcctggtctataagagctagttccaggacaggctccaaaaccacagagaaaccctgtctcgaaaaacaaaaaaaaagcatgtgccaccacacccatcatggtggcacataccttgaATCCTCGCACTGGGtggcagaggctggtagatctctatgaggccagcctggtctacacagtgaattccagaccaaccaaggctgcatagtgagaccctgactgaaaagaacaaaacaaaaaagaatttggaTTTGGATCCTACAGTATAGCTGTCCCCACTTGTTCCCGTGAGTACGGTGTGGTGTGCTCCTTTCCCTAGCATTCTATGAGAGCCGTGCTCCTGTGGACGTCTGTACCAGCTGCCCGTCCAGCATGGGCCAGGGTGGCTATAGAAGCTGTAGCTGAAGCTCAAGGGCTACTTGAGTAGTAGGGGATgcagaaggagaggaaggcaggccTGGCTGACTGGAGTGTTCACTGTTACTCTGGGGAGCAGAATGTATTACCCTGCTGCAGCCAAAGCCACGCCTGCAaggagatggaaaatacacaacaGTTttggaaggagagcaggaagatTTTTGGTTAGAGGTGTTTTGCTGGCAATAAAATTGGAAAGGTTGCTGAAGGCCAAGGCCGAGTGACCCACCCAGAGTCCTAGAAGCTCCATGGGCTCTCAGACAGGAGGCTGGGTCCATCTCCTTGCAGGCACAGCTCCGGCTGCGGCCCCATGGATACAGACTTTccgtcctcttccttcctccccttccttagCTCCTTTCCCTCTACCCATCCCACTGCTCAGGGCAAGACCTGAGAACAAACATCCATTTGTGTTGGTGAGTGGGCTGGGCAGATGAAGTAGTACAGAGAGACATGGCACCAGAGATCTGGGCATGCCTGGCCCTTCCCAACACCCATGACCATGGTCATGTCCACTTCACCCAGAGTAGGCAAGGAGAAATGCCGCCCGGTGCTGGCTGGAGGTGGGGGCGGCTCTGCAGGCACGCCCCTGCAGCACTCCTTCCTGACTGAAGTGACCGATGTCTACGAGATGGAGGGGGGGCTGCTGAACCTGCTCAATGACTTTCATTCAGGTCGCTTGCAGGCCTTTGGTAAGTCCATGGGCTGGGGAGTTCtgtgggtggggctggagggCCTGGTCTGGGGACCTGCTGGGTCTAGGGTCCCAGGCTGGCTCCTAAACTCAGGAGTTGTCCAGGGAAGGAATGCTCCTTCGAGCAGCTGGAGCACGTGCGGGAGATGCAGGAAAAGTTGGCCAGACTGCACTTCAGCCTGGACgtgtgtggggaggaggaggacgaggaagaGGAAGACGATGGGGTCACAGAGGGCTTgcctgaggagcagaagaagacaATGGCTGACCGAAACCTGGACCAGCTGCTTAGCAATGTGGGTCATAAAACTGACTGTTTAGGATCCTGAGGGCACCAAGGGTGGAGAGGGCACAGGCTCCCAACTCTCCCAGTGAAACGTTTTGGGGTACATGAACCCAAGATCAGTGAGCTCCTCCAGATCCACTAATAGGGCTTCCCCTGAGCATCCGCGCTTGTTCTGGGTCCCCTCCTGACAGAaacctccttttctctctgttgaCAGCTAGAAGATCTTAGCAATTCCATGTATCCTTTCCAAGGGGCTTAGTAGGGTCGTGTGTCTCTCAGCAGAGGGAGAAATCCTGCCTCCCTCTCGGTGTATACACACATAGCAAACATTCCCATCTACTGCAGTCCTGACTCAGACTTAGCCACAAACTCTCTGCATTTGAGAGGAGGAATGTAGATTTCCTGACTACTAAGAGAAAATGGCATCACGAGTGGTGGCACAAATTAACCCAGCCCTccttcagaaagcagaggcaagccCTGGCACGATTACAATCTCGGAAGCTGACGTTCTACCCTTGAAGCTTTTCATAATTATCCTTACTTAGCCTgtggcctggtgtggtggcactggacacacacacagcctgtgcGGGATGggaaggtaggtaggtaggtggaaACACTAGGGTCCAAAGCGTCACAGTCCTTGACTGGCACAGACAGAAGCTGCACTTGGCAGAGAACGCTGAGCCTGAGGAGCAGCCAGCGTCGTAGGTGTTGGACCCAGGCCtagctgcttctctccttcccttcaaaCTGTGACTTTTTACGAACTCGGGAGGGTTCCGCAGCCCCCCAGGTGCTATGAGGTGGAGAGCACTGGATGGAATTAAACGGAAAAGCCGCTCCTTTTCGGTGTCCTTGCTTTTACTATGCCTCTGTCGCACACTGGGTCGAGAAGAAAGGCTCGGGGCGGGACCGGGTGCGTAGTTGGGCCGGAAGAAGCCCTGTGCGTGACCCTGGAAACGACGGGCGGGGCCCTGTGTTTGCGCCTGCTCAAGAGCGGTGTCGCCTAAAGATGCACTGCGCAAGCGCACGCATGCGAAGGATGCACAGCACAGGGCGGTTGGCGACAAAATGGACTCCGGCCTGATTCTTCAGAAGGTGTCGGCATTGCAGGTCGTGATAGAGCAAGTGCACCTCGGGTCAGGGACCGGGACCTTCGGGAAGACGCAGCTGTCACGTGGCATCCCTTTCCCCCACTGCACTGAAGAATGCCCTGCAGGGGCGGGGTTGGAAGAGCTAGAAGAACCTTAAAGCGAGGGGGAGGGTCCGGCCCAGCACTTTCCGCCTCCCAGAGCTCCAAACCACGGTTGCCTGTCCCTTCCCCATA
Protein-coding regions in this window:
- the Ccdc28b gene encoding coiled-coil domain-containing protein 28B; this encodes MDDKKKKRSPKPCLAQPAQASGTLRRVPVPTSHSGSLALGLPHLPSPKQRTKFKRVGKEKCRPVLAGGGGGSAGTPLQHSFLTEVTDVYEMEGGLLNLLNDFHSGRLQAFGKECSFEQLEHVREMQEKLARLHFSLDVCGEEEDEEEEDDGVTEGLPEEQKKTMADRNLDQLLSNLEDLSNSIQKLHLAENAEPEEQPAS